CCCGTGGCGGCTTCAGCGTGGTGCTCTTCAGCCCCGAAGGGACCCGCAACCGTCAAGGCCACGCCGTTGTGCACTTGATACGCAACGCCGGCCTTCCGGTCCGGTGTGAACCAGTACTGGTTGTTGTCCCATAAGGACATCCAGGACAGCGTGCCGCCGCCGTGATGGAGCAACACCCGGGTGTGCCCCAGATCAGCCTCCGGATCCATGGCAAGCATCCTGAACCGCCGGAAGTTGTTCAGGACCAGCACCAGGATGCAGAGCCAGATGATGTCCCCGCCCAGCCCGTACACCACGGTGCTCAGCAGGCCTTGGGGAAGGGCCACCACAAACGGAACAGGGAAGGGGACCAGGATGTGTGTCAACTGCCCTGCAAGGTCCCACAGAGTGGAACGTCCCGGATTGCCTTCGACGAACCAGAACGCCACATAGAGAACTATTGCGGCGACTGCCAGGATCAGGGAGGTCCTGCCCAGGACCCTGTATCCGGCGTCGCTGGACTCCACCCGGAACTTGTGGCGGTTGGCCAACAGCAATGCCACGATGATCACCGGTGCGAGGACCGCGGGAACTGCATAAAGCAGGAGGTAGCCGACATCGTCATCGCCCAGAGCGACGTCCGGATCGGTGACGTATTGGACGATGGACAGGACGGTCACTGCTGCGAGATACGCCTGAATCACCAATGTCAGGCGGTAGGCGAGCCGGCGGCCGCGGCGGAGTCCCTCGGCGCAAACAAGCAGCAGGAGAACCGGAATCAGTGTAAGGATTGCTGCGCCGAAGCTTTGGACGCCTACGATGCCCTGCAAGGTGACGCAGTTGGTGTCGTTGTTGCAGGCCTCCTTGACTTCATCGGCGTCGGGGCTGGCTTGGAGCATAACCTCCGAGACCACGGACAAAGGGCCTATTTCCCACGTGCCGGTGAGTTGTGTGAGCAAAGGTCCCACTGCGAAGACACCCACCACAGTGCCCACCAGAAAGCGGGTCTCACGGAGAGTCGAGGAATGCAGTGATCCTGCCCTGCGGCGGAGCATCAGGGACTGGACGGCCCAGCCCGCCAGGATGCCCATCACGGCTCCGGCCAGCGCCTGAAGGGTTTGGGCCACTCCCACAAACAGGGCAAACATCAGCGTCGCGGCCAGCAGCCACGTCCTCAGCCGACGGCGCCACAGTGCGTCCAGTGCCGCCGTCGCGCATCCCAGCGCGGCCGCAGCGCCGCCGTAAGCTCCAACAACGTATTCGCCGCCCAGGAAGCTGAGCCACTGATCGCTGGCATCGGTTCCGAACGCCACAAGCGCCACCAGAACCAGGGCGCTGAGGGCCGAGCCCGCCACGAACGCTGCAAGCGCCAGCCATGGGCCCATGACACGCTCGGCGATTCCCACTCCCACCAGGATCGCGGCCGTGCAGGCAAGGTAGTCCAACAGGGAAGAAGCAAAGAACGCCGACGTGAAAATTGACCACCATGGCCCTGGCTCCACTGCCAATCCCAGCCCCACTTGGTCCAGCAACGCCTCGCTGGGTCCATTCAACAGGCTCCCTGTCGCAGCCCCCAGGATCAACAGCAGTACTGCCAGGCCCAGTGTCAGTGGCAGCCGGCGCACCGTTGCCAGGCCGCGGACACCGCCCCGCAATCCACCAGCCGCGCTCATGTGATGTCCCCTTCACCGGTCCGGCACCGGTTAGCCCGGCTGGCCACCATTCTGCCTTGCGGGACGCTCTAAGGGGAGAGGCTGGACAGTCCCGACGGCGGCGGGTCGCGTTTGGTGCGGTGGGTCTAGTCCCGTTTCCAAGGGCCGGGGTTCACCCGGTAAAGGACGGCGGCGCCAATCACGGCACCGAGAATCGCGCCGAACAGGGCGCTTCCTGCGGCGCGGCCGATGAGCGCGCCGGCAGTGGCGCCAAGCAGGGCGCCGAGGAAGAGGCCCCTGCCGTTGCGGTGCGGTTTCTTGGTCATGGTGTCAGCCTACGGGTGGCTTCCTAATGGATGGAGGGAACGGTGCGGGGCCGGACCACCAGCCAGAGTGCGGCGATGGCCCCGGTGATGCACACAGCCATGACGGAGCCCATGGGAACAGCCGAGCTGACGCCCAGCCAGCCCACTACCGGCGGGACAATTCCGGCCATCATGAACTGGGATGCCCCCAGGAGGGACGCTGCCGTGCCAGCCTGGGCGCCGTGATTGGCGAGGGACAGGACCTGGACACAGGGGAACATGAACCCGGTGGCGCAGATGTAGAACCACAACGGAATGAGGATGCCCCAGAGTCCCACGTGCAAGAGGTCAAGCACCACGATCACGAGGGCAGTGAACAGCATGAACAACGTAGCCCCGGCCACGATCCACTGCGGGGCCACCCGCCTGATCAGGCGTGAACTGATCTGTACGCCCGCAACAATGCCCAGTGAATTGATGCCGAACAGGAGTCCGTATTCCTGCGGCGAGAATCCGTAAATGTCCTGGAACAGGAAAGTAGACGCGGAAAGGTAAGCGAACAAACCACCGAAGTTCAGGCTTCCCACCAGCACCATGCCCACAAAGATCCGGTCCGTGAGGACCGATTTGTAGCGCTGTCCCACCGTGATGGTGGATTTGCCGCGCTGGGCTGCGGGCAGCGTCTCCCGGATGAAGAAGATGGAGGCAAGGATGACCAGCAACCCGTAGGCGGCCAGGAAGTAGAAAATACCGGGCCACGGGAAGACCAGCAGCAACTGCGATCCGATAACAGGGGCCAGGATGGGAGCAAGGCCGTTGACCAGTGACATCCTCGAGAACATGCGGACCATGGAATAGCCGTGGAAGAGGTCCCTGACCATGGCCATGGCCACTACGCCGCCGCCTGCGGCGCCGATGCCCATGAGGACGCGGAACAGGGACAGCATCCCGATGTCTGTTGCCAGCGCTGCACCGATCGAGGAACCGATGTGGACGGCGGTGGCAAGGATCAGCGGGAGCCGGCGCCCCACTTTATCGCTGAAGGGACCCACCACCAGTTGGCCAAGCCCGAAGCCTACGGTGGTTCCCGTCAGGGTGAGCTGGATGGCCGCAGCCGAGACGTCGAAACTCTCCTCCAGCGCCGGGAACGCCGGGAGGTAAAGGTCGATCGTGAAGGGACCCAGCGCAGTCAGTGCA
Above is a genomic segment from Arthrobacter sp. YN containing:
- a CDS encoding bifunctional lysylphosphatidylglycerol flippase/synthetase MprF, with the protein product MSAAGGLRGGVRGLATVRRLPLTLGLAVLLLILGAATGSLLNGPSEALLDQVGLGLAVEPGPWWSIFTSAFFASSLLDYLACTAAILVGVGIAERVMGPWLALAAFVAGSALSALVLVALVAFGTDASDQWLSFLGGEYVVGAYGGAAAALGCATAALDALWRRRLRTWLLAATLMFALFVGVAQTLQALAGAVMGILAGWAVQSLMLRRRAGSLHSSTLRETRFLVGTVVGVFAVGPLLTQLTGTWEIGPLSVVSEVMLQASPDADEVKEACNNDTNCVTLQGIVGVQSFGAAILTLIPVLLLLVCAEGLRRGRRLAYRLTLVIQAYLAAVTVLSIVQYVTDPDVALGDDDVGYLLLYAVPAVLAPVIIVALLLANRHKFRVESSDAGYRVLGRTSLILAVAAIVLYVAFWFVEGNPGRSTLWDLAGQLTHILVPFPVPFVVALPQGLLSTVVYGLGGDIIWLCILVLVLNNFRRFRMLAMDPEADLGHTRVLLHHGGGTLSWMSLWDNNQYWFTPDRKAGVAYQVHNGVALTVAGPFGAEEHHAEAATGFLKHCAGLGLTPCFYSATADLDGPLLPRGFRKLEVAEETLLNVQAMTFKGKEWQNVRTALNRAEKLSIKDHWYPYQGMPPGVRAQLAEISEEWVADKALPEMGFTLGGLNELKDPEVLCCVALDDEGLVHGVTSWLPVFRNGVISGWTLDFMRRRTTGFKGVMEFLIASAVTHFKEEVPQISLSGSPLANAGADTVEGDRSSLDRVLALLGNALEPMYGFKSLAAFKSRFQPEHRTLYMYYQDPLALPSIGIAVGSAYLPGLSPAQSAGLLRQMVIREPAA
- a CDS encoding glycine zipper domain-containing protein, translating into MTKKPHRNGRGLFLGALLGATAGALIGRAAGSALFGAILGAVIGAAVLYRVNPGPWKRD
- a CDS encoding multidrug effflux MFS transporter — its product is MIVTSPIAPGDSLSRREKLVYILLLGALTALGPFTIDLYLPAFPALEESFDVSAAAIQLTLTGTTVGFGLGQLVVGPFSDKVGRRLPLILATAVHIGSSIGAALATDIGMLSLFRVLMGIGAAGGGVVAMAMVRDLFHGYSMVRMFSRMSLVNGLAPILAPVIGSQLLLVFPWPGIFYFLAAYGLLVILASIFFIRETLPAAQRGKSTITVGQRYKSVLTDRIFVGMVLVGSLNFGGLFAYLSASTFLFQDIYGFSPQEYGLLFGINSLGIVAGVQISSRLIRRVAPQWIVAGATLFMLFTALVIVVLDLLHVGLWGILIPLWFYICATGFMFPCVQVLSLANHGAQAGTAASLLGASQFMMAGIVPPVVGWLGVSSAVPMGSVMAVCITGAIAALWLVVRPRTVPSIH